One stretch of Cheilinus undulatus linkage group 5, ASM1832078v1, whole genome shotgun sequence DNA includes these proteins:
- the fam222a gene encoding protein FAM222A produces the protein MLACLQRRQNPPPQHPVCASKTLEPPQALGRKCELVVPTHSPRYPTAAELDAYAQKTANSPLSIKIFPTNIRVPQHKHLNRTVNGYDTTGQRYSPYPHLHTGGYQGLLAIVKASSSSSSSTFVPSKGVLKNSDGRRTKLSPAHIAVAPYPPPSSSTLASGHGQMVYHTGPTKPPEGPGLSVPPNVTVAGSVIPVTGGRGLALPAQSNLPSIQSIIYQINQHCQAQALQQVCQGAATTAPSNSSPSKQGSTIMGLSSSSSGGGYVVGMAPQANMVYAGPGLPAQNAEAMKTGVYADGMDYILWQKQQQQQQQQQHQQQAVLRMYSGGSGGGGAISKSPETCVPGGGIMAAQVSSSSSRPYHLTASASGGGGLDKVSSSPLNCVGMHGNFSVGQYFAPPWNSVLVTPDSDCYNPQELLGTSTGGPATGHREMGYPHHHHHYHHHHHHPAIDSGGGLCCSLPSKSLCNTSVLSSSLQSLEYLINDIHPPCIKEQMLGKGYETVSVPRLLDHQHAHIRLPVYR, from the coding sequence GTGAGCTGGTGGTGCCcacacattcaccacgctaccCCACTGCAGCAGAACTTGACGCCTACGCTCAGAAGACGGCCAACAGCCCGCTGTCCATCAAGATCTTCCCCACCAACATCAGGGTTCCCCAGCACAAGCACCTTAACCGAACTGTGAATGGATATGACACCACAGGGCAACGCTACAGTCCTTACCCACACCTCCACACAGGGGGTTACCAAGGTCTGCTCGCCATTGTCAAGGCATCCTCATCATCTTCATCGTCTACCTTTGTTCCTTCTAAAGGTGTTCTCAAGAACTCTGATGGCAGACGGACTAAGCTCTCTCCAGCCCACATAGCTGTCGCCCCATACCCGCCCCCTAGTAGTAGCACTTTAGCCAGTGGCCATGGCCAAATGGTCTACCACACGGGGCCCACGAAGCCTCCAGAAGGCCCCGGCCTATCGGTTCCCCCAAATGTCACTGTAGCAGGCTCAGTGATTCCTGTAACAGGGGGCCGAGGCCTGGCCCTGCCCGCACAGTCCAACCTCCCCTCCATCCAGAGCATCATCTACCAGATCAACCAGCATTGCCAGGCCCAGGCTCTTCAGCAGGTGTGCCAGGGGGCCGCCACCACCGCACCGTCAAACTCCAGCCCCTCCAAGCAGGGCTCGACTATCATGGGGCTCTCTTCTAGCTCCTCAGGGGGAGGCTACGTGGTGGGAATGGCTCCCCAGGCTAACATGGTGTACGCAGGGCCTGGGCTGCCAGCTCAGAATGCTGAGGCGATGAAGACTGGGGTATATGCAGATGGAATGGACTACATCCTTTGGCagaagcaacaacaacaacaacaacagcaacagcaccAACAACAAGCTGTACTCCGTATGTACAGTGGAGGGAGCGGAGGAGGGGGCGCTATCAGTAAGTCTCCTGAAACTTGTGTTCCAGGTGGAGGGATCATGGCAGCCCAAgtgtcctcctcttcctcaagACCTTACCACCTGACAGCGAGTgccagtggaggaggagggttggacAAAGTCAGCTCCTCCCCTTTGAACTGCGTGGGCATGCACGGGAATTTCTCAGTCGGTCAATACTTTGCCCCGCCGTGGAACAGTGTGCTGGTGACACCTGACAGTGACTGCTACAACCCCCAGGAGCTTCTGGGCACCTCCACAGGAGGGCCGGCAACTGGGCACAGAGAGATGGGCTACCCCCACCATCatcaccactaccaccaccatcatcatcaccctGCCATTGACAGCGGGGGAGGCCTGTGCTGTAGCCTGCCCAGCAAGAGCCTGTGCAACACGTCGGTGCTGAGCAGCAGCCTGCAGTCTCTGGAGTACCTGATCAACGACATCCACCCGCCCTGCATCAAGGAGCAGATGCTCGGCAAAGGCTACGAGACTGTGTCAGTGCCACGTCTGTTAGACCACCAGCATGCACACATCCGCCTCCCTGTTTACAGATAG